A DNA window from Coffea arabica cultivar ET-39 chromosome 6c, Coffea Arabica ET-39 HiFi, whole genome shotgun sequence contains the following coding sequences:
- the LOC140003801 gene encoding uncharacterized protein isoform X1 has translation MINTAGSNNMMSPSASSASANNAQSPGLKTYFKTPEGRYKLQYEKTHPSGLLHYAHGKTVTQVTLAHLKDKPMQAPSQLSSSLGVSSGVRSAAARFLGGGNGSRALSFVGGNGGTKSVSGSSSNRVGSLGASSSNSVISNSNFDGKGTYLVFNVGDAIFISDLNSQDKDPVKSIHFSNSNPVCHAFEPDAKDGHDLLIGLNSGDVYSVSLRQQLQDVGKKLVGAQHYNKDGSVNNTRCASIAWVPNGDGTFVVAHADGNLYVYEKSKDGSGDPSFPIIKDQTQFTVVHARYSKNPIARWHICQGSINSISFSADGAYIATVGRDGYLRVFDYKNEQLICGGKSYYGALLCCTWSMDGKYILTGGEDDLVQVWSMDDRRVVAWGEGHNSWVSGVSFDSYWSAPNSDGTGENIVYRFGSVGQFGAPIFGLNEKLSNKSLCVKGSRDFYGHLQDTQLLLWDLEMDEIVVPVRRPPGGSPTFSTGSQSSHWDSACPVGTLQTAPSMRDVPKISPLVAHRVHTEPLSGLIFTQESVLTVCREGHIKVWMRPGFAESQSSNSESLLGTSLKDKSLISGKAVSSSYKQ, from the exons atgatcaatACGGCCGGAAGTAATAACATGATGTCGCCGTCGGCTTCATCGGCCTCAGCAAATAATGCACAATCGCCAGGTTTAAAGACGTATTTCAAGACGCCAGAAGGGAGATACAAGCTTCAGTACGAGAAGACTCATCCTTCTGGTCTGCTTCACTATGCCCATGGGAAGACCGTAACCCAG GTAACCCTAGCTCATCTCAAGGATAAGCCAATGCAGGCACCATCACAATTATCGTCAAGTCTTGGAGTAAGCAGTGGTGTTAGGTCAGCTGCAGCACGGTTCTTGGGTGGAGGGAATGGAAGTAGGGCACTTAGTTTTGTTGGAGGAAATGGAGGCACTAAGTCAGTGAGTGGTAGTAGTAGTAATAGAGTTGGGTCATTGGGGGCTTCAAGTTCTAACAGTGTGATATCTAATTCAAATTTTGACGGCAAAGGCACTTACTTGGTATTCAACGTTGGCGATGCCATTTTCATAAGTGACTTAAATTCTCAAGATAAG GATCCTGTAAAGTCTATACATTTCAGTAATTCAAATCCTGTTTGTCATGCATTTGAGCCGGATGCAAAGGATGGGCATgatttgcttattggattaaatTCTGGAGATG TGTACTCTGTGTCTCTTCGACAACAGTTACAAGATGTTGGCAAGAAGCTTGTCGGTGCGCAGCATTATAATAAAGATGGTTCTGTGAATAATAC TCGTTGTGCAAGTATTGCTTGGGTACCCAATGGTGATGGCACATTTGTTGTTGCTCATGCAGATGGAAATTTGTATGTATATGAAAAG AGCAAAGATGGTTCTGGGGATCCTTCATTCCCTATTATTAAGGATCAAACCCAATTTACTGTAGTACATGCACGTTACAGTAAG AATCCTATTGCTAGATGGCATATTTGTCAAGGTTCAATAAATAGCATCTCCTTTTCAGCTGATGGAGCTTATATTGCAACTGTAGGAAGGGATG GTTATCTGCGAGTATTTGACTACAAAAATGAACAACTTATATGTGGCGGGAAGAGCTATTATGGTGCTTTATTATGCTGCACTTGGAG CATGGATGGAAAATACATCTTGACTGGAGGCGAGGATGACCTGGTTCAAGTATGGAGTATGGATGATCGGAGAGTTGTAGCATGGGGTGAGGGACACAACTCGTGG GTCAGCGGAGTGTCATTTGATTCGTATTGGTCTGCACCAAATTCTGACGGCACTGGAGAAAATATTGTTTATCGTTTTGGATCTGTTGGTCAG TTTGGTGCACCTATTTTTGGACTAAATGAAAAATTATCAAACAAATCCTTGTGTGTAAAAGGAAGTCGAGACTTCTATGGCCATCTGCAA GACACCCAATTGCTCTTATGGGATCTGGAGATGGATGAAATTGTAGTGCCAGTCCGCCGTCCTCCTGGTGGGTCCCCTACTTTTAGTACTGGAAGTCAGTCTTCTCACTGGGACAGCGCTTGCCCTGTTGGTACTTTGCAAACTGCTCCAAGCATGAGAGATGTTCCAAAGATATCTCCACTAGTTGCTCATCGTGTCCATACTGAACCCCTTTCTGGTTTGATATTCACACAAGAATCTGTCCTCACCGTCTGCAGAGAGGGGCACATAAAGGTCTGGATGCGACCCGGTTTTGCTGAAAGCCAATCGAGCAACTCTGAATCACTGTTAGGTACCAGTTTGAAGGATAAATCCTTGATATCAGGAAAGGCAGTCAGCTCCAGTTATAAGCAATGA
- the LOC113697165 gene encoding uncharacterized protein, translating into MENSQENCLTKHHDDVQGLVASLPPSFPAASTAIHPPPAAGIQKVRESSEIVEESTSSQHQRNEIVTVDIPKTTADGSIDDFVRINVPPSPTPKKVNFSPLPSPGHIRFNGSPLPSSSNKGKASMKSLLPKLSFKFRNTDSEIEKAAMLALGSPLGPQEKRSITRTFSLTKLFTPRMRRTSSLPVTPIAHSNPESTHGGNGNSVKGGTFYPIHRSRSVPVLNKDGSVRQIDNLGGVIRVIPATPRVTEHNVPTLDATVKVDIDGSDNNGEDIPQEEAVCRICLVELGESSETLKMECNCKGELALAHQDCAVKWFSIKGNKTCDVCKQEVQNLPVTLLRIQEGQPRGSAAVRSIEVPRYRVWQDVPVLVIVSMLAYFCFLEQLLVIKMGSGAIAISLPFSCILGLLASMTSTTMVRRRYAWMYATIQFVLVVLFAHVFYSLLHVQAILSVLLATFAGFGGAMCGTSIVFELMKWRRRWNAWSTQERTSEEVLNPNELSDGRGAQQTEPPEAGSMVTSGIDRG; encoded by the exons ATGGAAAATTCTCAAGAGAATTGTTTGACTAAACACCATGACGACGTTCAGGGGCTGGTGGCCTCCTTACCACCCTCCTTCCCCGCCGCCTCAACCGCAATTCATCCACCGCCTGCTGCTGGTATCCAAAAG GTTAGAGAATCAAGTGAAATAGTTGAGGAATCAACAAGTAGTCAGCACCAAAGGAATGAAATTGTAACTGTGGATATACCCAAAACAACAGCTGATGGCTCCATAGACGATTTTGTGAGGATAAACGTGCCTCCGTCACCAACTCCTAAAAAAGTGAACTTTTCACCATTACCGAGTCCCGGTCATATCAGGTTTAATGGATCCCCGCTTCCCTCCTCATCAAACAAGGGTAAAGCATCAATGAAGAGCCTCCTGCCTAAACTGAGCTTTAAGTTTCGGAATACAGATTCAGAGATCGAAAAGGCAGCCATGCTAGCTCTAGGTTCTCCACTCGGACCACAGGAGAAGAGGTCAATTACAAGGACATTTTCTCTTACAAAGCTATTCACACCAAGGATGAGGAGAACATCATCTTTACCAGTAACTCCAATTGCTCATTCAAATCCAGAGTCAACACATGGAGGGAATGGAAATTCAGTT AAAGGTGGGACATTTTATCCCATCCACCGCTCACGCTCAGTCCCGGTGTTAAACAAAGATGGAAGTGTAAGGCAGATTGATAACTTGGGTGGTGTAATTCGTGTCATCCCTGCTACTCCACGGGTTACAGAACACAATGTACCAACACTGGACGCAACTGTGAAAGTTGATATAG ATGGAAGTGATAATAATGGTGAAGATATCCCTCAAGAAGAAGCAGTTTGCAGAATCTGTCTGGTTGAACTAGGGGAGAGTTCAGAAACCCTTAAGATGGAATGCAACTGTAAGGGTGAACTTGCCCTGGCCCACCAAGATTGTGCTGTGAAATGGTTTAGCATAAAAGGTAACAAAACCTGTGATGTCTGCAAGCAAGAGGTTCAGAACTTACCTGTAACACTCTTACGAATTCAAGAGGGTCAGCCCCGAGGAAGTGCAGCAGTTAGGTCTATTGAAGTTCCTCGATACAG GGTATGGCAGGATGTTCCGGTTCTTGTGATCGTCAGCATGCTTGcttacttttgttttcttgagcAACTTTTG GTAATAAAAATGGGATCTGGTGCCATTGCCATATCTCTACCCTTTTCCTGCATATTGGGTCTTCTTGCATCCATGACATCTACTACAATGG TAAGGAGAAGATATGCATGGATGTATGCAACTATTCagtttgttttggtggttctcTTTGCCCATGTTTTCTACTCGCTG CTTCATGTACAGGCAATTTTATCTGTGCTGCTAGCGACATTTGCTGGATTTGGAGGTGCGATGTGTGGGACTTCCATTGTTTTTGAACTCATGAAATGGAGGAGACGGTGGAATGCTTGGTCGACTCAGGAACGCACCTCTGAGGAGGTTTTGAACCCAAATGAGTTGTCAGATGGAAGGGGCGCACAACAAACTGAGCCTCCAGAGGCAGGTAGTATGGTCACCTCAGGGATCGATCGTGGATAG
- the LOC140003801 gene encoding uncharacterized protein isoform X2: protein MINTAGSNNMMSPSASSASANNAQSPGLKTYFKTPEGRYKLQYEKTHPSGLLHYAHGKTVTQVTLAHLKDKPMQAPSQLSSSLGVSSGVRSAAARFLGGGNGSRALSFVGGNGGTKSVSGSSSNRVGSLGASSSNSVISNSNFDGKGTYLVFNVGDAIFISDLNSQDKDPVKSIHFSNSNPVCHAFEPDAKDGHDLLIGLNSGDVYSVSLRQQLQDVGKKLVGAQHYNKDGSVNNTRCASIAWVPNGDGTFVVAHADGNLYVYEKSKDGSGDPSFPIIKDQTQFTVVHARYSKNPIARWHICQGSINSISFSADGAYIATVGRDGYLRVFDYKNEQLICGGKSYYGALLCCTWSMDGKYILTGGEDDLVQVWSMDDRRVVAWGEGHNSWVSGVSFDSYWSAPNSDGTGENIVYRFGSVGQDTQLLLWDLEMDEIVVPVRRPPGGSPTFSTGSQSSHWDSACPVGTLQTAPSMRDVPKISPLVAHRVHTEPLSGLIFTQESVLTVCREGHIKVWMRPGFAESQSSNSESLLGTSLKDKSLISGKAVSSSYKQ from the exons atgatcaatACGGCCGGAAGTAATAACATGATGTCGCCGTCGGCTTCATCGGCCTCAGCAAATAATGCACAATCGCCAGGTTTAAAGACGTATTTCAAGACGCCAGAAGGGAGATACAAGCTTCAGTACGAGAAGACTCATCCTTCTGGTCTGCTTCACTATGCCCATGGGAAGACCGTAACCCAG GTAACCCTAGCTCATCTCAAGGATAAGCCAATGCAGGCACCATCACAATTATCGTCAAGTCTTGGAGTAAGCAGTGGTGTTAGGTCAGCTGCAGCACGGTTCTTGGGTGGAGGGAATGGAAGTAGGGCACTTAGTTTTGTTGGAGGAAATGGAGGCACTAAGTCAGTGAGTGGTAGTAGTAGTAATAGAGTTGGGTCATTGGGGGCTTCAAGTTCTAACAGTGTGATATCTAATTCAAATTTTGACGGCAAAGGCACTTACTTGGTATTCAACGTTGGCGATGCCATTTTCATAAGTGACTTAAATTCTCAAGATAAG GATCCTGTAAAGTCTATACATTTCAGTAATTCAAATCCTGTTTGTCATGCATTTGAGCCGGATGCAAAGGATGGGCATgatttgcttattggattaaatTCTGGAGATG TGTACTCTGTGTCTCTTCGACAACAGTTACAAGATGTTGGCAAGAAGCTTGTCGGTGCGCAGCATTATAATAAAGATGGTTCTGTGAATAATAC TCGTTGTGCAAGTATTGCTTGGGTACCCAATGGTGATGGCACATTTGTTGTTGCTCATGCAGATGGAAATTTGTATGTATATGAAAAG AGCAAAGATGGTTCTGGGGATCCTTCATTCCCTATTATTAAGGATCAAACCCAATTTACTGTAGTACATGCACGTTACAGTAAG AATCCTATTGCTAGATGGCATATTTGTCAAGGTTCAATAAATAGCATCTCCTTTTCAGCTGATGGAGCTTATATTGCAACTGTAGGAAGGGATG GTTATCTGCGAGTATTTGACTACAAAAATGAACAACTTATATGTGGCGGGAAGAGCTATTATGGTGCTTTATTATGCTGCACTTGGAG CATGGATGGAAAATACATCTTGACTGGAGGCGAGGATGACCTGGTTCAAGTATGGAGTATGGATGATCGGAGAGTTGTAGCATGGGGTGAGGGACACAACTCGTGG GTCAGCGGAGTGTCATTTGATTCGTATTGGTCTGCACCAAATTCTGACGGCACTGGAGAAAATATTGTTTATCGTTTTGGATCTGTTGGTCAG GACACCCAATTGCTCTTATGGGATCTGGAGATGGATGAAATTGTAGTGCCAGTCCGCCGTCCTCCTGGTGGGTCCCCTACTTTTAGTACTGGAAGTCAGTCTTCTCACTGGGACAGCGCTTGCCCTGTTGGTACTTTGCAAACTGCTCCAAGCATGAGAGATGTTCCAAAGATATCTCCACTAGTTGCTCATCGTGTCCATACTGAACCCCTTTCTGGTTTGATATTCACACAAGAATCTGTCCTCACCGTCTGCAGAGAGGGGCACATAAAGGTCTGGATGCGACCCGGTTTTGCTGAAAGCCAATCGAGCAACTCTGAATCACTGTTAGGTACCAGTTTGAAGGATAAATCCTTGATATCAGGAAAGGCAGTCAGCTCCAGTTATAAGCAATGA
- the LOC140003801 gene encoding uncharacterized protein isoform X3, translating into MINTAGSNNMMSPSASSASANNAQSPGLKTYFKTPEGRYKLQYEKTHPSGLLHYAHGKTVTQVTLAHLKDKPMQAPSQLSSSLGVSSGVRSAAARFLGGGNGSRALSFVGGNGGTKSVSGSSSNRVGSLGASSSNSVISNSNFDGKGTYLVFNVGDAIFISDLNSQDKDPVKSIHFSNSNPVCHAFEPDAKDGHDLLIGLNSGDVYSVSLRQQLQDVGKKLVGAQHYNKDGSVNNTRCASIAWVPNGDGTFVVAHADGNLYVYEKSKDGSGDPSFPIIKDQTQFTVVHARYSKNPIARWHICQGSINSISFSADGAYIATVGRDGYLRVFDYKNEQLICGGKSYYGALLCCTWSMDGKYILTGGEDDLVQVWSMDDRRVVAWGEGHNSWVSGVSFDSYWSAPNSDGTGENIVYRFGSVGQFGAPIFGLNEKLSNKSLCVKGSRDFYGHLQSIGCRSM; encoded by the exons atgatcaatACGGCCGGAAGTAATAACATGATGTCGCCGTCGGCTTCATCGGCCTCAGCAAATAATGCACAATCGCCAGGTTTAAAGACGTATTTCAAGACGCCAGAAGGGAGATACAAGCTTCAGTACGAGAAGACTCATCCTTCTGGTCTGCTTCACTATGCCCATGGGAAGACCGTAACCCAG GTAACCCTAGCTCATCTCAAGGATAAGCCAATGCAGGCACCATCACAATTATCGTCAAGTCTTGGAGTAAGCAGTGGTGTTAGGTCAGCTGCAGCACGGTTCTTGGGTGGAGGGAATGGAAGTAGGGCACTTAGTTTTGTTGGAGGAAATGGAGGCACTAAGTCAGTGAGTGGTAGTAGTAGTAATAGAGTTGGGTCATTGGGGGCTTCAAGTTCTAACAGTGTGATATCTAATTCAAATTTTGACGGCAAAGGCACTTACTTGGTATTCAACGTTGGCGATGCCATTTTCATAAGTGACTTAAATTCTCAAGATAAG GATCCTGTAAAGTCTATACATTTCAGTAATTCAAATCCTGTTTGTCATGCATTTGAGCCGGATGCAAAGGATGGGCATgatttgcttattggattaaatTCTGGAGATG TGTACTCTGTGTCTCTTCGACAACAGTTACAAGATGTTGGCAAGAAGCTTGTCGGTGCGCAGCATTATAATAAAGATGGTTCTGTGAATAATAC TCGTTGTGCAAGTATTGCTTGGGTACCCAATGGTGATGGCACATTTGTTGTTGCTCATGCAGATGGAAATTTGTATGTATATGAAAAG AGCAAAGATGGTTCTGGGGATCCTTCATTCCCTATTATTAAGGATCAAACCCAATTTACTGTAGTACATGCACGTTACAGTAAG AATCCTATTGCTAGATGGCATATTTGTCAAGGTTCAATAAATAGCATCTCCTTTTCAGCTGATGGAGCTTATATTGCAACTGTAGGAAGGGATG GTTATCTGCGAGTATTTGACTACAAAAATGAACAACTTATATGTGGCGGGAAGAGCTATTATGGTGCTTTATTATGCTGCACTTGGAG CATGGATGGAAAATACATCTTGACTGGAGGCGAGGATGACCTGGTTCAAGTATGGAGTATGGATGATCGGAGAGTTGTAGCATGGGGTGAGGGACACAACTCGTGG GTCAGCGGAGTGTCATTTGATTCGTATTGGTCTGCACCAAATTCTGACGGCACTGGAGAAAATATTGTTTATCGTTTTGGATCTGTTGGTCAG TTTGGTGCACCTATTTTTGGACTAAATGAAAAATTATCAAACAAATCCTTGTGTGTAAAAGGAAGTCGAGACTTCTATGGCCATCTGCAA TCCATAGGTTGCCGATCCATGTAG